A window of Candidatus Dadabacteria bacterium contains these coding sequences:
- a CDS encoding SDR family NAD(P)-dependent oxidoreductase: protein MTKSNNSCDSSGESQPHSETQKQEKSGFGPPIAIVGMGCRFPGAPSIPAFWRLLEAGQNTVMEGVPGSGIGRMDELFPDGQIPSKACRFCAYVDGIEEFDAGFFRISPVEAQLLDPQQRMMLETTWEALEDAGMDPDRLRGTRTGVYTGISNDEYRMLVVESRKPADAASCLYALSGTNLNGTSGRVSFVLGLMGPAKAVDAACASSMVSVHDAVADLQQGKADLAIAGGVQAILNSRIFELRADAMMLSPDGQCKTFDASANGYVRGEGCGVVILKRLSEAEEDGDRIWGVIRGSAVNNGGASTGLTVPHIPALEQVMEAALSDAGVPASDVDYLEAHGTGTAVGDPIEIDAVSAVYGKGRKADRPLLIGSVKTNIGHLESAAGIAGLIKAVLVMQRGVIPKHLHFQAPNPSLDWDRLPLKITSSMMDLPERGGRPRLAGVNSFGISGTNAHIVVEEYIAPGGLPYGKNELAGSAQAVTVSLPETVESLPLPEQELKRRETRLLPLSGKSVNALRELAERYLSWLDEHPEDLASQNASVEPLLSDMAWTAGVGRSHFDHRAGVVFRDTGSLREGLKALGDVSESPGPQTPTKIAFAYTGQGSQWTGMGKALYEREPVARAVLDRCEEVFRDERGASLLDVMFGGGEGDLGDTAWEQPALYALECALTALWSSVGVRPSIVLGHSVGELAAAQAAGVFSLEDGMRFAAARGTLLSETEPGTMAAVFATPARVASTVEELNESSDSVGLSISADNGTHQVVSGPIAEIEAISKRFESEGVRVRRLNTARAFHSALVEPALDMLEASLDNVAVEPPSLTVVSNLTGQVVEPGQALDGAYWRQHAREKVAFARGVRTLAELGVDLVLEIGPRPILATMTRSAWPDSVQTPAPMVLSSLRPPSGESSASADGADFTQAVTEAYQAGLPIRFEGLFAGEARHRISLPSYPFQRERHWLDSKRKQRSGVGHPLLGVRHESATGEVTFETEVFQSDPEWLSDHRVFGRVIAPGALYGAMAASVSLTEESGAVVVEDMQLLNALVFPKEDSEDGTGDEGRKVQVVLDSSERPNSRRVQIFSKGSGEDWTAHVEGHISQGAPMPEAGSRIDLESLKTPLSPIDVADYYRARAGTGINLGPFFRTLGKVWSRPGEALGEISFPEALGRNELDVHPLLLDGCFQVVAAARNPGGIEEETTYLPFGWERLWLADRLPDRLFCHVRMSEVSQGTETEQDEPPEVWNGELRIYDPNGVLLGGLSGYMVKRATRAALLSAGEGVNELLYEVVWRERTLPPGMLSADFLASQATVAARSGLLSDYLADEGVTPKDRSALLTDLERWSRSCALETLEKLGWEREVGVTVDSEELRQRLNVVEEHKKLFRRTLEMLAKSGVLEEVDGDFVVRIGPGDPLPDEMPPDTEEFATRMAELYPHGLTEIGLFRRSGNALADILLGRADPLTVLFSSGDPTPGDLYLKAPVARAANRLLRETVQTLVEGLPDGRHLRVIEVGAGTGSATAAILPELPEGRFDYMYTDISAGFFAEAEARFGGEEASIDYRMLDIEKDPVEQGFDSHGYDLVIASNVLHATRYLDETLAHCRRLLAPSGQMVALENLRGMGWMDLTFGPLDGWWRFADAYRPQHALVEPAVWRRVLADVGFEEIEVLGLEESDSTGMPDKGVIVARGPAEVTEKPGVWVLAADSAGVAEELATELAARNQTVVLADHQLPENGHSEADGSGIVRSTVDMERRESWQSLLECLPGDAPLSGVVHLVALGGHGLNATTEEMAKDTRQAMASALALTQGLLDSDVVPENGVWFLTRGAQVLERELGGELAGATLWGFGKALAREAAHLKPRMIDLDPTKTQSPELLDELLYPDQENHIAHRYGRRMVARLVRAGTDTERLTLPEQPGWVLAPDPEGIFDKPYVKPLPEHSLEPKEVRVAVEAAGLNFWDVFRSLGFIEEENLGKEMCGHVLDVGSEVSTVSVGDHVVGLGFGGAFADEMVIREELVAPAPSGISVTDLATVPNVFASAAFSYELSGLNAGERVLIHAGAGGVGLAAIQLARAAGAEVYATASELKRPYLRSIGVEHVFDSRTTKFGEEILEATDGAGVDVVLNSLTGEGFIESSLSCLAQGGRFVELSRRDILSEEEMAEVRPDVAYSILELDVLKKTDPACVGKVLREVMERLKAGELKPLIHSRWPLAETGAALRFMRSARHIGKIVVTTPPLVRGGLRQDRTYLVTGGLGGIGCAVASWLADHGAGAIVLNGRRSPDPEVEKEIDSLRERGSTVRVELADVTDAAAVDDMLARMDRELPPLGGVIHSVGVLSDASLSNQSWERFEQVLWPKVLGAWHLHRATADRDLELFTLFSSRVGVMGNPGQANHAAANAFLDQLAAHRRAVGLPGQAIAWGAWSEIGEAAEQRDRIERQRAALGGRWFTPQQGLRAFDRLVRQDVTNSVVMSMDWAVFEEAVEDRPSLLEDLLSTSSKADADSPAQADDLMSRVRKTTVAEREGMLVSFLQGEVQAVLRLPSTPTPTVGFFDLGMDSLMAVELRNRLNRAFAGEYVVSNTAVFDYPDITTLAHYLAGELGQLGGDSGTAPTPETAAPPPRPSVATEDDDIAIVGMACRFPGAKNLLEYWNLLESGTDAVTDGRQAGDSPRDTFGDSNSESATHLHGAFVEGIEWFDSRFFRIAPIEARMMDPRQRMMLETSWEAIEDAGIAPDSLRGSRTGVYAGVSHSEYQHVIEASGKAGTFLGLMASVTAGRVASALGLEGPAMAIDMACASALVAVHQAVVGLQRGEVDLALAGGVHAALSRDISKLMLDVGMLSPSGQCHPFDASADGYVRGEGCGMLILKRLNEAEVDGDRIWGVIKGSAINQNGASAGLTVPNGPAQERVIEETLVKAGLTGRDVDYLEAHATASQLGDAIEVHAAGSVYGRGRDADRPLLMGTVKSNIGYLETAAGVAGLIKAVLAMKQGIIPKHLHFKEPNPQIDWDRLPVRVTSEKTDWPPHPDRPPRAAVSAFGISGTNAHMVVEGYGIATENGSGSAGVQSLRGAARQVPVSLPEPVANLPLAAGELTERTVRFLPLSGKSDGALRDMAGQYLSWFDNHIAESSPQAPALADIAWTASVGRSHFDHRAALVFGDMQSLRAGLTKLAETDATPDKPDPQPVTRVAFVYTGEGSQWVGMGEALYNSEPVVRAVLDHCDAVVRAERGASLLDVMFGRTEAAGDLNDADWAQPALYTLECALTALWASVGIRPNVALGHGTGEIAAAQAAGVFTLEDGLRFALTRGTLMAALPGVDPNQSLNGLEVAFAESEISPPSLTLVSGVTGQVVDADSPLDGAYWRMQACETAAFSAGVSTLAELGVDAVVEIGPGAVLGPQVNLEWPDLSNVKEAPTSPLVLASLMRPSDGDSQERSTGFAEAVAGAYDAGLALSFEGMFAGESRRRISLPSYPFQRRRHWV, encoded by the coding sequence ATGACGAAGTCAAACAACTCTTGCGATTCTTCCGGGGAATCACAGCCCCACTCTGAAACTCAGAAACAGGAAAAATCTGGATTCGGTCCACCGATAGCAATCGTGGGCATGGGGTGCCGGTTCCCCGGCGCACCGAGCATACCGGCCTTTTGGCGCCTGCTCGAAGCCGGCCAGAATACAGTGATGGAGGGCGTCCCGGGTTCCGGCATCGGACGTATGGACGAGCTTTTCCCCGATGGACAGATTCCGAGCAAGGCCTGTCGTTTCTGTGCCTATGTCGACGGAATCGAGGAGTTCGACGCGGGGTTCTTTCGCATTTCTCCGGTCGAGGCCCAGTTGCTGGATCCACAGCAGCGGATGATGCTGGAAACCACTTGGGAGGCTCTCGAGGATGCGGGCATGGACCCGGATCGGCTGAGGGGCACCCGCACCGGGGTATACACCGGGATCAGCAACGACGAATACAGGATGCTGGTAGTGGAGTCAAGGAAACCTGCCGATGCCGCCTCATGTCTTTATGCTCTGAGCGGCACGAACCTGAACGGTACCAGCGGACGGGTCTCTTTCGTGCTGGGCCTCATGGGACCGGCAAAGGCAGTGGACGCCGCGTGCGCGTCGTCCATGGTGTCGGTCCACGACGCGGTGGCGGACCTGCAGCAGGGCAAGGCGGATCTGGCCATTGCGGGCGGTGTGCAGGCTATCCTGAACAGTCGTATATTCGAACTCCGTGCGGATGCGATGATGCTGTCTCCGGACGGGCAGTGCAAGACGTTCGATGCATCTGCGAACGGTTACGTGCGCGGCGAAGGTTGCGGCGTCGTTATCCTGAAGCGCCTCAGCGAGGCCGAGGAGGACGGCGATCGGATCTGGGGGGTGATCCGAGGCTCGGCGGTGAATAACGGCGGGGCCAGCACCGGACTGACCGTACCGCACATCCCCGCACTGGAACAGGTGATGGAAGCGGCCCTGTCCGACGCCGGAGTTCCTGCTTCGGATGTGGATTACCTGGAGGCACACGGGACTGGAACAGCTGTAGGCGACCCGATTGAGATCGACGCCGTCTCCGCCGTCTACGGCAAAGGACGCAAAGCCGATCGTCCTCTTTTGATCGGTTCCGTAAAGACCAATATCGGCCACCTCGAGTCGGCTGCCGGAATCGCCGGTCTGATCAAGGCGGTGCTGGTGATGCAGCGCGGAGTGATTCCGAAGCATCTGCACTTCCAGGCCCCCAACCCTAGTCTCGATTGGGACCGACTGCCTTTGAAAATTACTTCGTCCATGATGGACTTGCCCGAGCGTGGCGGACGGCCGCGACTGGCGGGAGTAAACTCCTTCGGGATATCCGGAACAAACGCCCACATAGTGGTGGAAGAATACATCGCCCCAGGGGGATTGCCCTACGGAAAGAATGAGCTTGCGGGCTCAGCCCAGGCGGTGACAGTCTCTCTGCCGGAGACCGTGGAGAGTTTGCCGTTGCCGGAGCAAGAATTAAAGAGGCGCGAGACCCGTTTGCTGCCGCTGTCCGGAAAATCGGTGAACGCGCTCCGGGAACTTGCGGAGCGTTACCTCTCATGGCTGGATGAGCATCCAGAGGATCTTGCTTCCCAAAACGCCTCGGTAGAACCCTTGCTCTCGGACATGGCGTGGACTGCAGGCGTAGGAAGGAGCCATTTTGATCACCGTGCGGGCGTGGTGTTTCGGGATACCGGGTCGCTGCGGGAGGGGCTGAAAGCGCTGGGGGATGTGAGCGAGAGTCCGGGGCCGCAAACACCGACGAAGATAGCGTTCGCTTATACCGGGCAAGGAAGCCAATGGACCGGCATGGGAAAGGCGCTCTACGAACGTGAGCCGGTGGCGCGGGCGGTTCTTGACCGCTGTGAAGAGGTGTTTAGGGACGAAAGGGGCGCCTCGCTGCTTGACGTGATGTTCGGGGGCGGCGAGGGCGATCTGGGCGATACGGCGTGGGAACAGCCAGCCCTCTATGCCCTCGAGTGCGCGCTCACGGCGCTCTGGTCGAGCGTAGGAGTTCGTCCCAGCATAGTGTTGGGGCACAGCGTCGGGGAACTGGCGGCGGCGCAGGCAGCAGGAGTGTTCAGCCTGGAGGATGGAATGCGGTTTGCCGCGGCACGGGGCACCCTGCTGTCGGAAACCGAACCGGGCACAATGGCAGCGGTTTTTGCCACTCCGGCACGAGTGGCGTCGACGGTCGAAGAGCTGAACGAATCATCTGACAGTGTTGGGCTGAGCATCTCGGCGGACAACGGCACCCACCAAGTGGTGAGCGGCCCGATTGCAGAAATTGAAGCCATCTCGAAGCGTTTCGAATCGGAAGGAGTCCGGGTAAGACGATTGAACACGGCCCGCGCGTTCCACAGCGCCTTGGTGGAGCCAGCTCTGGACATGCTGGAAGCTTCCTTGGATAATGTGGCGGTCGAGCCACCCTCCCTCACCGTGGTCAGCAACCTGACTGGCCAAGTGGTGGAGCCTGGCCAGGCGCTGGACGGAGCCTACTGGAGGCAGCATGCCCGCGAGAAAGTGGCATTCGCCCGCGGTGTCCGGACGTTGGCGGAACTCGGGGTGGACTTGGTGTTGGAAATAGGGCCGAGACCGATCCTGGCCACGATGACTCGCTCGGCCTGGCCGGACTCGGTACAGACACCGGCGCCCATGGTGCTGTCGAGTCTGCGCCCACCGTCTGGTGAATCCTCAGCGTCCGCGGATGGCGCCGATTTCACGCAGGCCGTCACGGAAGCGTATCAGGCGGGGCTCCCGATTCGTTTTGAAGGGCTCTTTGCGGGAGAGGCGCGCCATCGCATCTCGCTGCCAAGCTATCCATTCCAACGCGAACGCCATTGGCTCGATTCGAAGAGAAAACAGCGCTCGGGCGTCGGCCACCCCTTACTGGGGGTCCGGCACGAATCCGCCACAGGCGAGGTCACATTCGAGACAGAAGTATTCCAGTCGGATCCGGAGTGGCTGAGCGACCACCGGGTGTTTGGCCGGGTTATAGCTCCGGGCGCGCTCTACGGAGCCATGGCGGCATCGGTATCCCTTACGGAAGAAAGCGGCGCGGTGGTTGTGGAGGACATGCAACTGCTCAACGCGCTGGTTTTCCCGAAGGAGGATTCCGAGGACGGTACCGGTGACGAGGGCCGGAAGGTGCAGGTTGTGCTTGATTCTTCCGAGCGGCCGAATTCGCGTCGTGTCCAGATATTCAGCAAGGGAAGTGGAGAGGACTGGACGGCACATGTGGAAGGCCACATATCGCAGGGCGCCCCCATGCCGGAAGCCGGTAGCCGCATTGATCTTGAAAGCCTCAAGACCCCCCTGTCACCAATAGACGTGGCAGACTACTACCGCGCCCGGGCGGGTACGGGGATCAATCTCGGCCCGTTTTTCCGTACGCTCGGGAAGGTCTGGTCCCGGCCAGGCGAGGCGTTAGGCGAAATTTCTTTCCCTGAAGCTCTCGGCCGCAATGAGCTGGACGTTCATCCGCTCCTGCTCGACGGTTGCTTTCAGGTTGTGGCCGCAGCGCGCAATCCAGGCGGGATAGAAGAGGAAACCACCTATCTGCCATTTGGCTGGGAGCGACTGTGGCTGGCGGACCGGCTGCCGGATCGCCTGTTCTGTCACGTGCGCATGAGTGAGGTTTCCCAAGGTACGGAAACGGAACAGGACGAGCCGCCTGAGGTCTGGAACGGAGAATTGCGCATCTACGATCCCAACGGGGTTCTGCTTGGCGGGCTGAGCGGATACATGGTGAAACGCGCGACGCGGGCGGCGCTGCTCTCCGCGGGCGAAGGGGTGAATGAACTGCTGTATGAGGTTGTGTGGCGCGAAAGGACTCTCCCGCCCGGAATGCTGTCCGCAGATTTTCTCGCATCTCAGGCAACGGTTGCAGCGCGCTCGGGGCTGCTCTCAGATTATTTGGCCGACGAAGGAGTCACGCCCAAAGACAGAAGCGCCCTCCTGACCGACCTGGAGCGGTGGTCTCGGTCCTGCGCGCTCGAGACCTTGGAGAAGCTGGGGTGGGAACGCGAGGTGGGCGTGACCGTGGATTCAGAGGAATTGCGGCAGCGCTTAAATGTCGTGGAGGAGCATAAGAAGTTGTTCCGCCGGACGCTCGAGATGCTGGCCAAGTCCGGGGTGTTGGAGGAGGTGGACGGCGACTTCGTCGTGAGGATCGGACCCGGGGATCCCTTGCCGGATGAAATGCCGCCTGACACCGAGGAATTCGCTACCCGAATGGCTGAGCTATATCCCCACGGCTTGACCGAGATCGGACTTTTTCGACGGTCTGGCAACGCCCTGGCAGACATCCTGCTGGGCCGAGCGGACCCGTTGACGGTCCTGTTCAGCAGCGGAGACCCGACCCCGGGCGATCTGTATCTAAAAGCCCCGGTGGCGCGTGCGGCGAACCGTCTACTGCGAGAAACGGTTCAGACTCTTGTGGAGGGGTTGCCCGACGGCCGACACCTCAGGGTGATCGAGGTCGGGGCGGGTACAGGATCGGCAACCGCGGCCATCCTGCCGGAACTCCCGGAAGGACGGTTCGACTACATGTACACGGATATCTCGGCGGGCTTCTTTGCGGAAGCAGAGGCGCGTTTCGGAGGCGAGGAAGCGTCGATAGATTACCGCATGCTGGATATCGAGAAAGATCCGGTGGAGCAGGGATTTGACTCCCACGGTTATGACCTGGTGATTGCGTCCAATGTGTTGCACGCCACGCGATACCTGGATGAGACGCTTGCGCACTGCCGGCGGCTTCTCGCGCCATCAGGACAGATGGTCGCGCTCGAGAACCTGAGGGGTATGGGTTGGATGGACCTGACTTTCGGGCCGTTGGACGGCTGGTGGCGGTTCGCCGATGCCTACCGACCGCAACACGCCTTGGTGGAGCCAGCTGTGTGGCGCCGCGTACTTGCTGACGTGGGTTTCGAGGAAATAGAAGTGCTGGGGCTAGAAGAGTCCGACTCGACCGGGATGCCGGATAAGGGTGTGATCGTGGCGCGGGGTCCGGCTGAGGTGACCGAAAAACCGGGCGTCTGGGTTCTGGCGGCGGATAGCGCCGGCGTGGCCGAGGAACTGGCAACGGAGTTGGCCGCGCGCAACCAGACAGTCGTGCTGGCGGACCATCAACTCCCGGAGAACGGGCATTCAGAAGCGGACGGATCCGGCATTGTCCGGTCAACGGTGGACATGGAGCGGCGCGAGTCGTGGCAATCGCTGTTGGAGTGCCTGCCCGGGGATGCGCCTCTTAGCGGCGTCGTGCACCTCGTGGCGCTGGGCGGCCACGGCCTGAATGCGACAACCGAAGAGATGGCGAAGGACACGAGGCAAGCGATGGCGAGCGCACTGGCGTTGACGCAGGGGCTGCTTGACTCCGATGTGGTGCCCGAAAACGGAGTGTGGTTTCTTACGCGGGGCGCCCAGGTGCTGGAGAGGGAGCTTGGCGGGGAACTTGCCGGCGCGACGTTATGGGGTTTCGGGAAGGCGCTGGCCCGCGAAGCGGCGCATCTAAAACCGAGGATGATTGACCTGGACCCCACAAAAACGCAGTCGCCTGAACTACTGGACGAACTGCTGTATCCCGATCAGGAGAATCACATCGCACATCGCTACGGACGACGTATGGTGGCCCGCCTGGTCCGGGCCGGGACCGACACGGAGCGGTTGACGTTGCCGGAGCAGCCGGGCTGGGTGCTGGCTCCGGATCCGGAAGGCATATTCGATAAGCCTTACGTCAAGCCGCTGCCGGAGCATTCCCTGGAGCCGAAAGAAGTCCGCGTCGCGGTCGAAGCTGCCGGGCTGAACTTCTGGGATGTATTTCGTTCGCTTGGCTTCATTGAAGAGGAGAACTTAGGCAAGGAGATGTGTGGCCACGTGCTCGATGTGGGTTCCGAGGTGTCAACCGTCTCGGTCGGCGACCATGTGGTTGGATTGGGGTTCGGTGGTGCGTTTGCAGACGAAATGGTTATACGGGAGGAGTTGGTGGCGCCCGCGCCATCGGGAATCTCGGTGACGGATCTCGCCACGGTGCCGAATGTGTTTGCCTCAGCCGCATTCTCGTACGAACTCTCAGGGCTAAACGCCGGCGAACGGGTGCTGATTCACGCGGGTGCTGGCGGTGTGGGACTCGCGGCCATCCAGTTGGCGCGTGCCGCAGGCGCCGAGGTGTATGCCACGGCGAGCGAGCTGAAGCGGCCATATCTTCGCTCCATCGGCGTGGAGCATGTGTTTGACAGCCGCACGACAAAGTTCGGGGAAGAGATCCTCGAGGCCACGGACGGAGCAGGAGTCGACGTGGTCCTGAACAGCCTGACGGGAGAGGGATTCATCGAGTCGAGTCTGTCATGCCTGGCACAGGGTGGCCGGTTTGTGGAATTGTCCAGGCGGGACATTCTGAGCGAGGAGGAGATGGCCGAAGTTCGTCCCGATGTTGCCTACTCCATTCTAGAGCTGGATGTTTTGAAGAAGACTGACCCGGCTTGCGTCGGAAAGGTTCTCCGGGAAGTGATGGAGCGCCTTAAGGCGGGAGAACTGAAACCGCTTATCCACAGCAGGTGGCCCCTGGCCGAAACGGGGGCCGCATTGAGATTCATGCGATCGGCCCGGCATATCGGGAAGATCGTCGTGACGACACCACCGCTTGTGAGAGGTGGGTTGCGGCAGGATCGCACCTACCTAGTGACCGGCGGCTTGGGCGGTATCGGGTGCGCCGTGGCCAGCTGGCTGGCGGATCACGGCGCAGGGGCAATCGTGCTCAATGGACGACGGTCACCGGACCCCGAGGTTGAAAAAGAGATTGACTCGTTGCGTGAACGCGGGTCCACGGTGAGGGTGGAGCTGGCGGATGTGACGGATGCCGCTGCTGTGGACGACATGCTGGCGCGGATGGACCGGGAACTGCCGCCGCTCGGCGGAGTGATTCACAGCGTGGGAGTGTTGTCGGATGCTTCACTGTCGAACCAGAGTTGGGAGAGATTCGAGCAGGTGCTATGGCCGAAGGTGCTGGGCGCCTGGCACCTGCACCGTGCGACGGCGGACCGCGATCTGGAACTCTTCACCCTCTTTTCGAGCCGAGTTGGCGTCATGGGCAATCCGGGACAGGCGAACCACGCCGCAGCCAATGCGTTTTTGGACCAGCTCGCCGCCCACCGGCGGGCGGTAGGGCTTCCGGGACAGGCCATTGCCTGGGGAGCGTGGTCAGAGATCGGCGAAGCGGCGGAACAACGAGATCGGATTGAACGGCAACGAGCGGCGCTCGGCGGCCGCTGGTTTACACCCCAGCAAGGTCTCAGGGCGTTCGACAGGCTGGTGCGCCAGGACGTAACGAATTCCGTGGTGATGTCTATGGACTGGGCAGTTTTTGAGGAGGCTGTCGAAGACCGTCCCTCCCTGCTAGAGGACCTGCTGTCCACCAGTTCCAAGGCCGACGCCGACTCGCCTGCTCAGGCGGACGACCTGATGTCCAGAGTGCGGAAAACGACTGTGGCGGAACGCGAAGGCATGCTGGTGTCATTCCTCCAAGGGGAAGTGCAGGCAGTTCTGCGGCTGCCGTCGACGCCGACGCCAACAGTGGGGTTCTTCGATCTGGGGATGGACTCATTGATGGCAGTAGAACTGAGAAACCGGCTCAACCGAGCATTCGCGGGCGAGTATGTCGTCTCCAACACAGCTGTCTTCGACTACCCCGACATCACGACCTTAGCCCACTATCTGGCGGGTGAACTCGGTCAACTGGGCGGAGACAGTGGAACGGCTCCAACGCCCGAGACAGCCGCACCCCCACCGCGCCCGTCCGTCGCTACTGAGGATGACGACATAGCGATAGTCGGCATGGCGTGCCGCTTCCCGGGCGCGAAAAACCTTTTGGAATACTGGAATCTTCTGGAATCGGGCACTGACGCAGTGACCGACGGACGTCAGGCCGGCGATTCGCCGAGGGACACCTTTGGAGACTCAAATTCCGAGAGCGCCACCCACCTGCACGGCGCGTTTGTTGAGGGTATCGAGTGGTTTGACTCACGCTTCTTCCGCATTGCGCCGATAGAAGCGCGGATGATGGACCCACGACAGAGAATGATGTTGGAGACAAGTTGGGAGGCTATCGAAGACGCCGGAATCGCTCCCGACAGCCTACGAGGCAGCCGCACTGGAGTGTATGCCGGAGTCAGCCACAGCGAATACCAACATGTGATTGAAGCCAGCGGTAAGGCTGGCACTTTCCTCGGCCTAATGGCCAGCGTCACCGCCGGGCGGGTCGCGTCCGCACTGGGTCTTGAGGGTCCGGCAATGGCCATCGATATGGCCTGCGCCTCGGCATTGGTTGCGGTGCATCAAGCCGTCGTTGGGCTACAGCGGGGCGAGGTGGACCTAGCCCTCGCCGGAGGCGTGCATGCGGCGCTGTCGCGCGACATTTCCAAACTTATGCTGGATGTGGGGATGCTGTCGCCGAGTGGGCAGTGCCACCCCTTTGATGCGTCTGCGGACGGCTATGTACGCGGCGAAGGCTGCGGAATGCTCATTTTGAAACGACTGAATGAGGCAGAGGTTGACGGCGACCGGATATGGGGCGTCATCAAGGGTTCTGCCATTAACCAGAACGGGGCAAGCGCGGGATTGACCGTTCCGAACGGCCCGGCACAGGAGCGTGTTATAGAGGAGACGCTTGTTAAGGCGGGCCTCACCGGAAGGGATGTTGACTATCTCGAAGCACACGCGACAGCCTCCCAGTTGGGCGACGCAATTGAAGTACACGCGGCAGGCTCGGTGTACGGCAGAGGGCGCGACGCCGACCGCCCGCTACTGATGGGCACCGTAAAGTCAAACATCGGATATCTGGAGACGGCGGCGGGCGTTGCCGGCCTGATAAAGGCTGTGCTGGCGATGAAGCAGGGTATCATTCCGAAACATCTGCACTTCAAGGAACCGAACCCACAAATCGACTGGGACCGGCTGCCCGTGCGGGTGACTTCTGAAAAGACCGACTGGCCACCCCATCCTGACAGGCCGCCACGCGCGGCAGTAAGCGCGTTCGGCATATCGGGCACAAACGCGCATATGGTGGTGGAAGGCTACGGAATCGCGACAGAGAATGGCAGCGGAAGTGCTGGAGTCCAGTCGCTTAGGGGCGCCGCGCGGCAGGTGCCCGTTTCTCTGCCAGAGCCGGTTGCGAATCTGCCGCTAGCTGCGGGAGAACTAACGGAGCGCACAGTGCGTTTCCTGCCGCTATCTGGCAAGTCGGACGGCGCCCTGCGGGACATGGCAGGACAGTACCTGTCGTGGTTCGACAACCATATTGCTGAGTCGTCACCCCAAGCACCTGCACTTGCTGACATAGCGTGGACGGCGAGTGTCGGACGCAGCCATTTTGACCATCGTGCCGCTTTAGTGTTCGGGGATATGCAGTCTCTGCGTGCAGGGCTAACGAAACTCGCGGAGACCGACGCTACGCCTGATAAGCCAGATCCACAACCCGTAACAAGGGTGGCATTCGTGTACACAGGCGAGGGAAGCCAGTGGGTTGGTATGGGCGAGGCGCTGTACAACAGCGAGCCAGTCGTACGCGCTGTTTTGGACCACTGTGACGCCGTGGTGCGCGCAGAGAGAGGAGCATCGCTGCTCGATGTGATGTTCGGGCGCACCGAAGCAGCGGGCGATTTGAATGATGCCGATTGGGCGCAGCCAGCTCTCTACACATTGGAGTGCGCGCTGACGGCGCTGTGGGCAAGCGTTGGGATCCGCCCGAACGTCGCTCTGGGGCACGGCACGGGTGAGATTGCCGCGGCGCAGGCTGCGGGAGTCTTCACCTTAGAGGACGGACTGCGCTTTGCCTTGACTCGTGGCACGCTGATGGCGGCGCTGCCGGGAGTGGATCCGAACCAATCTCTGAACGGTCTGGAAGTGGCATTTGCAGAGAGTGAGATCTCACCTCCATCCCTGACTCTGGTGAGCGGCGTTACGGGGCAAGTTGTGGATGCGGACAGCCCGCTAGACGGGGCGTACTGGCGTATGCAGGCGTGCGAGACTGCGGCGTTCAGCGCAGGTGTCTCCACGCTTGCCGAGTTGGGAGTGGATGCAGTGGTAGAGATTGGCCCCGGCGCGGTACTGGGGCCGCAGGTGAATCTCGAATGGCCGGACTTGTCAAACGTAAAGGAAGCCCCCACTTCACCACTCGTGCTTGCAAGCCTGATGCGACCATCCGACGGGGATTCACAGGAGCGCAGTACCGGTTTTGCGGAGGCGGTTGCAGGGGCATACGATGCGGGACTGGCACTTTCCTTTGAGGGCATGTTCGCCGGGGAATCGCGCCGCCGCATCTCGCTGCCGAGCTATCCGTTCCAGCGCAGGCGTCACTGGGTGTAA
- a CDS encoding acyl carrier protein has product MASVEERLRQLADENLEVDGQPVGKLLDPDKGLADVGVSSMDAVSFAKVLESEFNVSLLPGKAGEIKTIGELIAYLEANAS; this is encoded by the coding sequence ATGGCTTCAGTTGAAGAGCGACTAAGACAACTTGCGGACGAAAACCTGGAGGTAGACGGACAGCCGGTAGGCAAATTGCTGGACCCGGACAAGGGACTTGCTGATGTAGGTGTTTCCTCTATGGACGCAGTGTCATTCGCCAAAGTGCTCGAATCGGAGTTCAACGTCTCTCTCCTTCCCGGAAAGGCCGGGGAGATCAAGACTATTGGAGAGTTGATAGCGTACTTGGAGGCTAACGCTTCTTAA